The sequence AAATCGCGAATTTTATCAAAGACCGCAGCCGGAACGCTGTTTGCCGGTGTGCAGCCGATCCGCCGCTTTCAAACGGAGACACGCATTGCCGACTGCCAAGCGTTGGACCTTGCGGGCCATCCCCTTGCTGCTGGCCGCCTTGCCCGCGACCGGCACTGCCGCCGGCCTGCCGGCGCTGGTCATTCCCGCCGACTTGCTGGGCGCCCCCGCGCCCGCGCCAAAACCCAAACCCAAGCCTGTTGCGCCTGCAGCGACCGAGCCGGTGCGGCGGCCGACCCCGCCATCGAGCCGCGGCGCCGAGCGTACGCCACAGGTGGTGTCGCCGGCAAAGGGCAAACCGGCCACCCCGCGCGCCGTGGGCCCGCTGGCCACCGAGGCGGCGCCGTCGCCCGTGCCGGGCGTGACCACCATCGACGCCGAGCGCATCGTCGGCCAGCAGGGTGTCGAGCTGGTGGCCGAGGGGGGCGCCGTGTTGCGTCGCGATGGCGCGGTGCTGACGGCCGATCGCATCAAGTACCGCGAGGCGCTCGATGAGGTCGAGGCCGAGGGCAATGTCGAGCTGCGCCGGGGCGAGGACCGCTTGTCCGGCCCCAGGGTGCAGATGCGCATGGACGAGCAGACCGGCGAGTTGCAGACGCCGTCGTATGAAATCCACCGCATGTCGCGCAAGGGCGGCATCGAGCGGCCGGTCACCGGCAGCGGCCAGGCCAGCGTGATCCGCTTCGAGGGCGAGAACCAGTACCGCCTCGAAGACGCCACCTGGAGCACCTGTCAGCCGCAGGATCCGGACTGGTACATCAAGGCCGGCAAGCTGGACCTCGACTACGACCGCGAAGTCGGCGTGGCACGTGACAGCACCGTGGTGTTCAAGGACACCCCGATCTTTTACATGCCCTGGGTCGAGTTCCCGCTGGTGGCCCAGCGCAAGTCGGGCTTCTTGCCGCCGACCTTCGGCACCTCGAACAAGAGCGGTGTCGAGCTGACGGTGCCCTACTACTGGAACATCGCGCCCAACTACGATGCCACGCTGGTGCCGCGCTACATCAGCCGGCGTGGCCTGCAACTGGGCGGCCAGTACCGCTACCTCACCGACACCATGCAGGGCGAGACCTCGCTCGAATGGCTCAGCAGTGACAGCGTGACCGGCCAGTCCAACCGGGCCGCCGGCTCGATCCGTCATCAGCAGAATTTTGGCTACGGCCTCAGCGGCACCCTGGACCTGAACGGGGTGTCGGACAAGGAATACTTCGAAGACCTCAGCTCCCGCCTGGCCGTGGCGGCGCAGACCAACCTGCTGCGCCAGGCCACCTTGAGCTACGGCTCGGGCGACTGGTGGTCGGCCTCGGCGATGGTGCAGAGCTTCCAGACGCTGTCCGGCGACAAGCCTTACCGTCGCCTGCCACGGCTGTGGCTGGGCGGGGAGCGTACGGCCTGGGGCGGCGGCGAGTTCAACCTCAACACCGAATACGTGCGCTTCGCCCACCCGGACGCCGGGGAGCCGGAAGGCAGCCGAATCACCCTCCATCCGACCATCCAGTGGCCGCTGGGCACGTCGTCCTACACGCTGACGCCCAAGTTCGGAGTGCACTACACGCGCTACGACCTGAGCACGCCGCTGACGGTGGGTGAGGAGAGCATCACGCGTGCGGTGCCAACCTTCTCGCTCGACAGCTCGGTGATCTTCGAGCGCGATACCGTGTGGGACGGTCGCGACATGATCCAGACGCTGGAGCCGCGGCTGTACTACGCCTACGTGCCGTATCGCGACCAGTCCGACATTCCCAACTTCGACGCCGGCCTGTTCGACTTCAATTTCGCGCAGATCTTCTCGGAGAACATCTTCAGCGGTGGCGACCGGATCGCCAACGCCAACCAGCTGACGGCAGCGGTCACCTCGCGCTTCATCGACGCCGAGACCGGCGCCGAGCGACTGCGGGTGGCGCTCGGCCAGCGCTTCTACTTCGAGGACCAGCGCGTCGCCCTCGACACCACCACCGACTCGGGCGAACGCACCAGCCGGCGCTCTGACTTCCTTGCCGCGCTGGGCGGCCGGATCGGCGAGATCACCACCCTCGACACCGCCTGGCAGTACAACCCCGAAGACAGCCAGACCGAGCGCTTCAATGCCGACCTGCGCTTCCAGCCGGGCTTTGCCAAGGTTCTCAACCTTGGCTACCGCTACACCCGCGATGTGCTGCGCGATGTCGACATCGCCGCCCAGTGGCCGCTCGGCGGGCGCTGGTACGGCGTGGCCCGCTACAATCGCTCGCTGCGCGACCACCGTGTCACCGAAGCCCTCGGCGGGCTGGAATACGATGCGGACTGCTGGGTGTTCCGGGTGGTGGTGCACCGCTATGCGACCAACGATGAAGACGTGACCCAGGCCATCTACCTGCAGCTCGAGCTCGACGGCCTGGCCAGTGTCGGCTCCAGCCCGCTGGATCTGCTGCGGCGGACTGTGGGCGGTTATGGCACCATCAATCAACCGATGGCAGATCCGGTTTTTGGCCGTGAATGATGCTGCGGCAGCCTCTTATAGCAACAGGATATCTATGAAAACGGCGCTTCCCCGACTCCTCTCCACGCTGCTGCTGGCCGCACTGGCGGCCGTGCCGGCGGTGTCCTCGGCGGCCCGCACGGTGCTGGTCGATCGCATCGTCGCGGTGGTCAACAACGACGTCATCACCGAATCGAGCCTGGCCGAGCGGACGGCGCAGATCAAGCGCCAGTTCGGCCGCCAGGGCGGGCAGCTGCCGCCCGACGACGTGCTGCGCAAGCAGGTGCTCGAACGCCTGGTGATCGAGCGGGCGCAGGTGCAGCTGGCGGGTGAAACCGGCCTGCGCATCGACGACTCCGCGCTCGGCGGCGCCATCGATCGCATCGCCGCGTCCAACAAGCTCAGCACGACCCAGTTTCGCGCCGCGCTGGAGAAGGATGGCATCGACTGGAACGAGTTTCGCGAGAACATCCGCCAGGAAATGCTCATCGCCCGCCTGCGCGAGCGCGAGGTCGATGCCCGCGTGGTGGTGACTGACGCCGAGATCGACAACCTCCTCAAGAACTCGCCCGATGCGGCCGACAGCCGCGAGTACGACCTGTCGCACATCCTGCTGCGGGCGCCGGAAGGCCCCAGCCCGGAACAACTCAACGCGCTGGGCCAGAAGGCCGAGGGCATTCGTGCGCGCCTGGTGGCCGGCGAGGACTTTGCCAAGCTGGCGGCCGAGTTCTCCGATGCCCCCGACGCGCTGCAAGGCGGCGCGCTCGGCTGGCGGCCGGCCAACTCGGTGCCGGCGCTGTTTCTCGAATCGATCAAGTCGCTGCAGCCGGGCGAGGTGTCGTCCGTCATGCGCAGCCCCGCCGGCTTCCACCTGGTCAAGGTCAATGACGTGCGCGGCGCCAAGCCCACCGAAGCGGTCTCGGTGCAGCAGACGCGTGTCAGCCATATCCTGGTCAAGACCTCCGAGGTGGTGTCCGATACCGACGCGCGCCTGCGTCTCGAAACCCTGCGTACCCGCATCCTCAATGGCGAGGACTTCGCCGCGCTGGCACGGGCCAACAGTGCCGACCTGTCGGCCACCAAGGGCGGTGAAATCGGCTGGGTGTACCCGGGCGA comes from Denitromonas sp. and encodes:
- a CDS encoding LPS-assembly protein LptD, with product MPTAKRWTLRAIPLLLAALPATGTAAGLPALVIPADLLGAPAPAPKPKPKPVAPAATEPVRRPTPPSSRGAERTPQVVSPAKGKPATPRAVGPLATEAAPSPVPGVTTIDAERIVGQQGVELVAEGGAVLRRDGAVLTADRIKYREALDEVEAEGNVELRRGEDRLSGPRVQMRMDEQTGELQTPSYEIHRMSRKGGIERPVTGSGQASVIRFEGENQYRLEDATWSTCQPQDPDWYIKAGKLDLDYDREVGVARDSTVVFKDTPIFYMPWVEFPLVAQRKSGFLPPTFGTSNKSGVELTVPYYWNIAPNYDATLVPRYISRRGLQLGGQYRYLTDTMQGETSLEWLSSDSVTGQSNRAAGSIRHQQNFGYGLSGTLDLNGVSDKEYFEDLSSRLAVAAQTNLLRQATLSYGSGDWWSASAMVQSFQTLSGDKPYRRLPRLWLGGERTAWGGGEFNLNTEYVRFAHPDAGEPEGSRITLHPTIQWPLGTSSYTLTPKFGVHYTRYDLSTPLTVGEESITRAVPTFSLDSSVIFERDTVWDGRDMIQTLEPRLYYAYVPYRDQSDIPNFDAGLFDFNFAQIFSENIFSGGDRIANANQLTAAVTSRFIDAETGAERLRVALGQRFYFEDQRVALDTTTDSGERTSRRSDFLAALGGRIGEITTLDTAWQYNPEDSQTERFNADLRFQPGFAKVLNLGYRYTRDVLRDVDIAAQWPLGGRWYGVARYNRSLRDHRVTEALGGLEYDADCWVFRVVVHRYATNDEDVTQAIYLQLELDGLASVGSSPLDLLRRTVGGYGTINQPMADPVFGRE
- a CDS encoding peptidylprolyl isomerase yields the protein MKTALPRLLSTLLLAALAAVPAVSSAARTVLVDRIVAVVNNDVITESSLAERTAQIKRQFGRQGGQLPPDDVLRKQVLERLVIERAQVQLAGETGLRIDDSALGGAIDRIAASNKLSTTQFRAALEKDGIDWNEFRENIRQEMLIARLREREVDARVVVTDAEIDNLLKNSPDAADSREYDLSHILLRAPEGPSPEQLNALGQKAEGIRARLVAGEDFAKLAAEFSDAPDALQGGALGWRPANSVPALFLESIKSLQPGEVSSVMRSPAGFHLVKVNDVRGAKPTEAVSVQQTRVSHILVKTSEVVSDTDARLRLETLRTRILNGEDFAALARANSADLSATKGGEIGWVYPGDTVPEFERAMDALQPGELSEPVKSPFGWHLIRVEERRNQDVSEERKRAVARNTLRQRKADEAYEDWLRQLRDSTFVDYRLDDLN